In Nicotiana tabacum cultivar K326 chromosome 17, ASM71507v2, whole genome shotgun sequence, one DNA window encodes the following:
- the LOC107781504 gene encoding uncharacterized protein LOC107781504, whose product MSCSPSSSSASEDEDEGMDSYRKGGYHAVRIGDSFSGGRYIAQRKLGWGEFSTVWLAYDTRSSGFVALKIQKSAPQFAQAALHEIEILSAIADGDPSNSKYVVRLIDHFKHTGPNGQHLCMVLEFLGDSLLHLVKYNRYKGLELNRVREICQCILTGLDYLHRELGLIHTDLKLENVLLLSTINATKDPIRSGTAPILERPEGIPNGGTTMNIIEKKLKQRARRAAARISNRRASMGGVGGGAKANRSLDGIDLRCKVVDFGNACWADKQFAQEIQTRQYRAPEVILQSGYSFSADMWSFACIVFELATGEMMFTPKGGQGFSEDEDHLAMMMELLGKMPRKIANGGARSKDYFDKYGDLKRIRRLKHGSLEKLLIDKFRFSEIDAHELAKFLCPLLDFEPENRPTAQQCVQHPWLNVKSLNQTEVKSESGVEKVNVGMRNLHMKGGK is encoded by the exons ATGTCATGTTCACCGTCGTCATCGTCGGCATCGGAAGATGAAGATGAAGGAATGGATTCATACAGAAAAGGAGGATATCATGCGGTGAGAATCGGCGATTCATTCTCCGGCGGCCGATATATCGCTCAGCGAAAACTCGGCTGGGGTGAATTCTCCACCGTTTGGCTCGCTTACGATACTCGATCGTCC GGATTTGTAGCCTTGAAGATCCAGAAAAGTGCGCCACAATTTGCTCAAGCTGCTCTTCACGAAATTGAAATACTTTCTGCTATCGCCGACGGTGATCCCTCTAATAGTAAATATGTTGTTAGACTTATTGACCATTTTAAGCATACAGGTCCAAATGGACAGCATTTATGCATGGTCCTTGAATTTCTTGGTGACAGCTTATTGCACCTCGTCAAATATAATCGTTATAAAGGCCTTGAACTGAACAGAGTTAGGGAAATATGCCAGTGCATTCTAACTGGTCTAGATTATTTGCACAGGGAACTTGGACTTATTCATACAGATCTAAAACTTGAAAATGTTCTTTTACTTTCCACGATTAATGCCACAAAGGATCCAATTAGATCGGGAACAGCGCCGATACTTGAAAGGCCTGAAGGGATCCCAAATGGAGGAACAACAATGAATATTATTGAGAAAAAGCTAAAACAAAGGGCAAGGAGGGCAGCAGCCAGGATATCTAATAGACGAGCTTCAATGGGTGGGGTGGGGGGAGGTGCGAAAGCAAATAGAAGTCTTGATGGAATTGACCTAAGGTGCAAGGTTGTGGATTTTGGAAATGCATGCTGGGCTGATAAGCAGTTTGCACAAGAAATTCAAACACGGCAGTATAGAGCTCCAGAAGTTATACTTCAGTCTGGATATTCATTCTCTGCTGACATGTGGTCTTTTGCTTGTATTGTATTTGAGCTTGCTACTGGGGAGATGATGTTCACACCCAAAGGTGGACAAGGTTTCAGTGAAGATGAG GATCACCTTGCTATGATGATGGAGCTTCTAGGAAAGATGCCCCGGAAG ATAGCCAATGGTGGGGCTCGCTCTAAAGATTACTTTGACAAATATGGGGATTTGAAGAGGATCCGGAGGCTGAAGCACGGGTCTTTAGAAAAATTACTTATTGACAAATTTAGATTTTCTGAAATTGATGCCCATGAATTAGCCAAATTTCTTTGTCCCCTTCTTGATTTTGAGCCAGAGAATCGACCAACAGCTCAGCAGTGCGTGCAACACCCATGGCTCAACGTTAAAAGTCTAAACCAAACAGAGGTGAAGAGTGAATCTGGTGTGGAAAAGGTCAATGTCGGGATGAGAAACCTACATATGAAGGGCGGCAAGTGA